The Daucus carota subsp. sativus chromosome 2, DH1 v3.0, whole genome shotgun sequence genome includes a window with the following:
- the LOC108210117 gene encoding protein disulfide isomerase-like 1-6: MYTPKPTSRFIFFALILTLLLSFSITVLSSVDEDADDLEGLDELLAIDEEEQDHVQSSDTDVLSRAQRVVLELNGDNSKKVIDGNEYVLVLGYAPWCAKSAELMPHFAEAAMSLKELGSQILMAKIDAERYPKAASVLGIKGFPTLLLFVNGTSQPFSGGLTSEEIVTWARKKTGVPVVRVSSEIEASEFVKKHTLYAVGFFEKFEGPDYEEFVKAAISDNEIQFAETSSIEVARILFPDIKASNHFLGLVKSEPEKFTSFENTFKVDNILQFLDDNKFPLVTLLTEINSARVYSSSNKLQVYVFSDVDELKNLIEPLQNIARKFKTQIMFIHVNIQVENLAKPFLTLFGLEDSEDTVVTAFDYKNGSKYLLEDPTPTKTEDFCLGILDGTVSPFYKSQPIPDNNESTILTIVGKTFDSLVLESNKNVFLEVHTPWCFSCETTSKQVEKLTKHFKGLETLTFARIDASANEHPKLQVNDYPTLLFYPAEDKTNPITLPTKSNLKDLAKLVNRYSKSHAKDEL, encoded by the exons ATGTATACTCCAAAACCCACTTCAAGATTTATCTTCTTTGCTCTGATTCTGACCCTTTTACTCTCCTTTTCAATCACTGTATTATCTTCTGTTGATGAAGATGCTGATGACTTGGAGGGTCTTGATGAGTTACTAGCAATagatgaagaagaacaagatcatGTGCAATCATCTGATACTGATGTTTTGAGTAGGGCTCAAAGGGTGGTTCTTGAATTGAATGGTGATAATAGCAAGAAAGTGATTGATGGGAATGAGTATGTTTTGGTGTTGGGTTATGCTCCTTGGTGTGCTAAGAGTGCTGAGCTGATGCCTCATTTTGCGGAAGCTGCAATGTCATTGAAGGAGCTGGGGAGTCAGATTTTGATGGCCAAGATTGATGCGGAACGATATCCGAAAGCAGCTTCTGTTCTTGGGATCAAAGGGTTTCCCACTTTGCTTCTGTTTGTTAATGGCACTTCTCAGCCTTTTAGTGGTGGACTTACTTC GGAAGAAATTGTGACCTGGGCACGAAAGAAGACCGGGGTGCCTGTTGTTAGAGTTAGTTCAGAAATTGAAGCAAGTGAGTTTGTTAAGAAGCACACTTTGTATGCAGTCGGGTTCTTTGAAAAATTTGAG gGGCCCGATTATGAAGAGTTCGTAAAGGCTGCAATTTCTGACAATGAAATTCAATTTGCTGAAACAAGCAGCATTGAGGTTGCCAGAATTTTATTTCCAGATATTAAGGCATCTAATCATTTTCTTGGTCTTGTCAAAAGCGAGCCGGAGAAATTTACGAGTTTTG AGAACACTTTTAAAGTGGACAATATTTTGCAGTTTTTAGATGATAACAAGTTCCCGTTAGTCACACTTCTAACTGAAATTAACTCTGCTAGAGTCTATTCTAGTTCAAACAAACTACAG GTCTATGTCTTTTCAGATGTTGATGAGTTGAAGAATCTTATTGAACCACTTCAAAACATTGCAAGAAAGTTTAAAACACAG ATAATGTTCATACATGTGAACATTCAAGTGGAAAACCTTGCAAAACCCTTTTTAACATTATTTGGACTGGAGGACTCGGAAGACACAGTT GTAACTGCCTTTGATTACAAGAACGGCTCCAAGTATTTGCTGGAAGATCCAACACCAACAAAAACTGAA GATTTCTGCTTGGGTATTTTGGATGGGACTGTGTCACCGTTTTATAAATCACAGCCAATTCCGGATAAT AATGAGTCGACCATTCTTACTATCGTTGGGAAGACATTTGACAGCCTGGTTTTGGAAagtaataaaaatgtttttctTGAG GTACACACTCCATGGTGCTTCAGTTGTGAAACCACAAGCAAGCAAGTAGAGAAGTTAACCAAGCACTTCAAGGGTTTGGAAACTTTAACTTTTGCACGGATAGATGCTTCTGCAAATGAACATCCAAAACTACAG GTTAATGACTATCCAACTCTGCTCTTCTATCCAGCTGAGGACAAGACAAACCCT ATTACTCTTCCTACCAAGTCCAACTTGAAGGACTTGGCGAAACTCGTCAACAGATATAGCAAATCCCATGCCAAAGATGAGCTCTAA
- the LOC108209341 gene encoding uncharacterized protein LOC108209341: MMHTKSESDVTSLAPSSPSRSSPKRLVYFVQSPSRDSHDGDKSSSMHPTPSFNSPTESPSHPSYGRHSRNSSSSRFSGIFRSSSGRKGGRKRNDKGWPECNVIVEEGDYDDENGLTRRLQALIALLGFVVLFTVFCLIIWGAARPFKAEVTVKSLAVNNFYIGMGPDATGVPTNMFTLNSSLRLSVYNPATFFGIRVSSTPVNLIYSDVVVATGQLKKYYQPRKSHRTVLVNLEGLRVPLYGAGSALNETSNGFQVPLELKFEIRSRGHVVGKLVTTRHRRHISCSLVVDSTKSKPIKFRKNSCTYG; encoded by the exons ATGATGCATACGAAGTCTGAGTCTGATGTTACTAGTTTAGCACCATCATCGCCATCCCGGTCATCACCGAAGAGGCTAGTGTACTTTGTGCAGAGTCCCTCAAGGGACTCTCATGATGGGGACAAGTCCTCATCAATGCATCCGACTCCCAGCTTTAATAGTCCGACGGAGTCCCCTTCACATCCTTCGTATGGCCGCCACTCGAGGAATTCCTCATCTAGTCGGTTTTCGGGGATTTTTAGATCTTCTTCAGGGAGGAAAGGAGGCAGAAAGAGGAATGATAAAGGGTGGCCGGAATGTAATGTGATTGTAGAAGAGGGTGATTATGATGATGAAAATGGACTTACAAGGAGGTTGCAGGCTTTGATTGCGCTGCTAGGCTTCGTTGTCCTGTTTACTGTGTTTTGCCTAATTATATGGGGCGCAGCTAGGCCGTTTAAAGCAGAGGTTACTGTTAAG AGCTTGGCTGTCAACAACTTCTACATTGGAATGGGGCCAGACGCCACGGGGGTTCCAACAAATATGTTTACTTTGAATAGTTCACTGAGGTTGAGCGTATACAATCCTGCTACATTCTTTGGCATTCGAGTTAGCTCCACGCCTGTCAACCTGATATACTCGGATGTAGTTGTCGCAACTGGTCAG TTGAAGAAATATTATCAACCAAGAAAAAGTCATCGGACTGTGTTGGTGAACTTAGAAGGACTCAGAGTTCCTTTATATGGAGCTGGATCAGCCTTAAACGAGACCAGCAACGGTTTTCAAGTTCCATTGGAACTAAAATTTGAGATAAGGTCACGCGGACATGTGGTTGGGAAATTGGTAACAACAAGGCATCGGAGACATATATCCTGCTCTTTGGTCGTCGACTCCACCAAGTCTAAACCTATAAAATTCCGGAAGAATTCATGCACTTATGGCTGA